In Candidatus Methylopumilus universalis, one DNA window encodes the following:
- the tuf gene encoding elongation factor Tu, translating to MAKGKFERTKPHVNVGTIGHVDHGKTTLTAAITTILAKKFGGEAKAYDQIDAAPEEKARGITINTAHVEYETANRHYAHVDCPGHADYVKNMITGAAQMDGAILVCSAADGPMPQTREHILLARQVGVPYIVVFLNKADMVDDKELLELVEMEVRDLLTKYDFPGDKTPIVIGSAKLALEGDQSEIGEPSIFKLAEALDSYIPMPERAIDGAFLMPVEDVFSISGRGTVVTGRVERGIVKVGDEIEIVGIKPTLKTTCTGVEMFRKLLDQGQAGDNVGVLLRGTKREEVERGQVLAKAGSITPHTKFAAEIYVLGKDEGGRHTPFFNGYRPQFYFRTTDVTGAVDLPAGTEMVMPGDNVSITVTLIAPIAMEEGLRFAIREGGRTVGAGVVAKVIE from the coding sequence ATGGCAAAAGGCAAATTTGAACGTACCAAACCCCATGTGAACGTTGGCACAATTGGTCACGTTGACCATGGTAAGACAACACTTACAGCGGCAATCACAACGATTCTTGCTAAGAAATTTGGCGGAGAAGCTAAGGCTTATGATCAAATTGATGCGGCGCCAGAAGAAAAAGCACGTGGCATTACAATTAATACAGCCCACGTAGAGTACGAAACAGCGAATCGCCATTATGCGCACGTTGACTGCCCAGGCCATGCTGACTATGTTAAAAATATGATTACAGGTGCAGCGCAGATGGACGGCGCAATCCTTGTATGTTCAGCAGCTGACGGCCCAATGCCTCAAACACGTGAACATATCCTTTTAGCTCGCCAAGTAGGCGTGCCTTACATTGTGGTCTTCTTAAATAAAGCAGACATGGTGGATGACAAAGAATTATTAGAGCTCGTTGAAATGGAAGTACGTGACCTTTTAACGAAATATGACTTCCCAGGCGACAAAACACCAATCGTGATAGGTTCTGCAAAATTAGCACTCGAAGGTGACCAATCTGAAATTGGTGAGCCATCAATATTTAAATTAGCTGAAGCACTTGATTCTTATATACCAATGCCAGAACGTGCAATCGACGGTGCATTCTTAATGCCAGTTGAAGATGTGTTCTCAATCTCAGGTCGCGGTACTGTAGTAACGGGTCGTGTTGAGCGCGGTATTGTTAAAGTAGGTGATGAAATTGAAATCGTAGGTATCAAACCTACACTTAAAACAACATGTACAGGCGTTGAAATGTTCCGTAAGTTACTTGACCAAGGTCAAGCAGGCGACAACGTAGGTGTGTTGTTACGTGGTACAAAACGTGAAGAAGTTGAACGTGGTCAAGTATTAGCTAAAGCAGGTTCAATCACACCACATACAAAATTCGCTGCAGAGATCTATGTGCTTGGTAAAGATGAAGGTGGTCGTCATACACCATTCTTCAATGGTTACCGCCCACAGTTCTACTTCAGAACAACAGACGTAACAGGCGCTGTTGATTTACCAGCAGGCACAGAAATGGTGATGCCAGGTGACAACGTGTCAATCACAGTAACACTCATTGCACCAATCGCGATGGAAGAAGGTTTACGTTTTGCGATTCGTGAAGGTGGCCGCACAGTAGGTGCTGGTGTTGTTGCTAAGGTGATTGAATAG
- the rplJ gene encoding 50S ribosomal protein L10 yields the protein MSLNLEQKKAVVAEVNKQIAGAQAVVLAENRGIDVSEMTALRVQARKSGVYLRVLKNTLVRRAVDGTAFSDLANEMVGPIVYGISTDPVAVAKVLNDFAKSNDKFVIKSGAMPNKVMSASNIEALASLPSREELLAKLLGTMQAPIAKFVRTLNEVPTKFVRGLAAVRDQKPA from the coding sequence TTGAGTCTTAATCTTGAACAAAAAAAGGCAGTGGTTGCTGAAGTTAATAAGCAAATCGCAGGCGCTCAAGCAGTTGTTTTAGCAGAAAACCGAGGTATTGATGTTTCTGAGATGACAGCGCTAAGAGTTCAAGCCAGAAAATCAGGAGTTTATCTTCGCGTCTTAAAGAACACTTTAGTTCGAAGAGCCGTAGATGGAACTGCATTCTCTGACTTAGCTAATGAAATGGTAGGTCCAATAGTGTATGGCATCTCAACTGATCCAGTTGCAGTTGCTAAAGTGCTAAATGATTTTGCCAAGTCAAACGATAAGTTTGTTATTAAATCAGGAGCAATGCCGAATAAGGTAATGAGCGCTTCAAATATTGAGGCATTAGCATCATTACCAAGTCGTGAAGAATTACTCGCAAAATTATTGGGAACAATGCAAGCACCAATTGCAAAGTTTGTTCGTACGCTTAATGAGGTACCAACAAAATTTGTACGTGGCTTAGCGGCAGTTCGCGATCAAAAACCTGCGTAA
- the secE gene encoding preprotein translocase subunit SecE: MTDKLKIVFSFLLFVAGIVGFYLLSDQALVLRILAILAGLGFAGIVFWKTALGQKTFGFINESIVEAKRVVWPTRKETIQMTITVFILVAVMAVFLALVDISFSYMINWLLGRG, from the coding sequence ATGACTGATAAGTTAAAAATTGTTTTTTCATTCTTACTTTTTGTAGCGGGAATAGTTGGGTTTTATCTATTAAGTGATCAAGCTTTAGTGCTAAGAATATTAGCAATTCTTGCCGGACTTGGATTTGCAGGAATAGTTTTTTGGAAAACAGCGCTTGGTCAAAAGACATTTGGATTTATTAACGAATCCATTGTTGAAGCTAAAAGAGTTGTTTGGCCAACAAGAAAAGAAACAATACAAATGACAATTACTGTATTTATTCTAGTTGCTGTGATGGCAGTTTTCTTGGCATTGGTAGATATAAGTTTTTCATACATGATTAATTGGTTATTGGGACGGGGTTAG
- the rplK gene encoding 50S ribosomal protein L11 produces MAKKIVGYIKLQIPAGKANPSPPVGPALGQRGLNIMEFCKAFNAATQTVEPGLPIPVVITAFADKSFTFVMKTPPASILIKKAAKLEKGSPRPHTDKVGKITRAQAEEIAKTKMADLTASDMDAAVRTIAGSARSMGIEVEGV; encoded by the coding sequence ATGGCAAAGAAAATCGTTGGCTATATAAAGCTACAAATCCCAGCCGGCAAAGCAAACCCAAGTCCACCTGTAGGACCTGCGCTAGGCCAAAGAGGCTTAAATATTATGGAGTTTTGTAAGGCATTTAATGCCGCTACACAAACTGTTGAACCTGGACTACCTATTCCTGTTGTGATTACCGCTTTCGCAGACAAGAGTTTTACTTTTGTTATGAAAACGCCACCCGCATCAATTCTAATTAAAAAAGCAGCGAAATTAGAAAAGGGTTCGCCAAGACCGCATACGGATAAAGTTGGAAAAATTACTAGAGCGCAAGCTGAAGAAATTGCCAAAACAAAAATGGCAGATCTTACAGCTTCTGATATGGATGCTGCAGTGCGAACAATCGCAGGCAGTGCGCGAAGCATGGGTATAGAAGTGGAGGGTGTATAA
- the rplA gene encoding 50S ribosomal protein L1, with product MPLNKRITTLRSKVDRDKSYPAQEGLQLVKETATAKFDESVDAVINLGIDAKKSDQLIRGALVLPNGTGKTTRVAVFAQGAAAEAAKAAGADIVGFDDLAEKIKGGMMDFDVVIATPDAMKVVGALGQVLGPRGLMPNPKVGTVTPDTAAAVKNAKGGQVQYRTDKGGIVHCTIGRASFSVDQLKGNLAALIDAINKAKPPTTKGIFVKKLSVSSTMGAGVRIDSTSLV from the coding sequence ATGCCATTAAATAAAAGAATTACAACATTAAGATCTAAAGTTGACCGTGATAAATCTTATCCCGCACAAGAAGGTCTTCAGCTTGTTAAAGAAACAGCAACAGCAAAATTTGATGAATCAGTGGATGCAGTGATTAATTTAGGTATTGACGCTAAAAAATCTGATCAACTTATTCGCGGTGCATTAGTGCTTCCAAACGGCACAGGCAAAACAACACGTGTTGCAGTATTTGCCCAAGGTGCTGCAGCTGAAGCTGCAAAAGCAGCAGGGGCTGACATTGTAGGATTTGATGATCTCGCTGAAAAAATTAAAGGCGGCATGATGGATTTTGACGTTGTTATTGCAACGCCAGACGCGATGAAAGTTGTTGGTGCATTAGGTCAAGTATTAGGACCAAGAGGTTTAATGCCAAATCCAAAAGTAGGAACGGTAACGCCAGATACAGCTGCAGCAGTTAAGAATGCAAAAGGTGGACAAGTTCAATATAGAACTGATAAAGGCGGTATTGTCCATTGCACTATTGGTCGTGCATCATTTTCTGTGGACCAATTAAAAGGTAATTTGGCAGCGTTAATTGATGCAATTAACAAAGCTAAGCCACCCACAACTAAAGGTATTTTTGTAAAAAAATTATCGGTTTCTAGCACGATGGGTGCTGGTGTAAGAATCGATTCGACAAGTTTAGTGTAA
- the rplL gene encoding 50S ribosomal protein L7/L12: MAISKAEILDAVSAMTVLDLSELIKDMEEKFGVSAAAAAVAAAPAAAAAGGAAAAEQTEFTVMLTASGEQKVNVIKAVREITGLGLKEAKDLVDGAPKPIKEGVAKAAAEEALAKLKEAGATAELK; this comes from the coding sequence ATGGCTATCTCTAAAGCTGAAATTTTAGATGCAGTAAGTGCAATGACAGTTCTTGACTTGTCAGAGCTTATTAAAGATATGGAAGAAAAATTTGGCGTTTCAGCTGCTGCTGCTGCTGTTGCAGCTGCACCTGCTGCCGCTGCTGCTGGCGGTGCTGCTGCTGCAGAACAAACTGAGTTTACTGTGATGTTAACTGCTTCAGGTGAGCAAAAAGTAAACGTTATTAAAGCTGTTCGTGAAATCACAGGTCTTGGCTTAAAAGAAGCTAAAGACTTAGTAGATGGCGCACCTAAGCCAATTAAAGAAGGTGTTGCAAAAGCTGCAGCTGAAGAAGCACTAGCTAAATTAAAAGAAGCTGGCGCTACAGCAGAGCTTAAGTAA
- a CDS encoding ClpXP protease specificity-enhancing factor translates to MAKSASTKPYLVRAIYEWCVAEQHTPYLLVKIDQNTLAPRAFIKDGKILLNLSPGSIKDLLMGDEAITFTARFNGAPENLYLPISAVEGIYAKENGEGLFFEAKEDQELGSAEIKKSPNKPKLTLVKS, encoded by the coding sequence ATGGCAAAATCAGCTTCAACCAAACCTTATCTTGTAAGAGCAATTTATGAATGGTGTGTTGCTGAACAACACACACCTTATTTGCTTGTAAAGATAGACCAAAATACCTTAGCCCCCAGAGCTTTTATTAAAGATGGAAAAATTCTTCTTAATTTAAGTCCTGGTTCTATTAAAGATTTGCTTATGGGCGATGAAGCAATTACCTTTACAGCAAGATTTAATGGCGCACCTGAAAATTTATACCTCCCTATTTCTGCTGTTGAAGGGATTTACGCTAAAGAAAATGGTGAAGGATTGTTCTTTGAAGCGAAAGAAGATCAAGAATTAGGTTCAGCTGAAATAAAAAAATCACCCAATAAACCTAAATTAACTCTAGTTAAGAGCTAA
- the rpoB gene encoding DNA-directed RNA polymerase subunit beta: MSYSFTEKKRIRKSFAKRERVQDIPYLLTMQLESYAAFLQKNTHAEQRLSEGLQSTFNSVFPITSHSGNARLDFVTYNLGEEAFDVKECQQRGLTYGVPLRVKVRLTLMDKEASKPTVKEIKEQEVYMGEIPLMTDNGSFVINGTERVIVSQLHRSPGVFFEHDRGKTHSSGKLLFSARIIPYRGSWLDFEFDPKDYLYFRVDRRRKMPVTILLKALGYSPEQILETYYDFDSFHVTAKSIDFELVPDRLRGEIAKFDIADKRGNVIVQKDKRITVKHIREMEKAGVNKITVDKDFILGRKLSKAIVDKNTGEVIASANDEITESVLDKFIEVGVGQIHTLYSNDLDHGDYISQTLTSDEVPDQYSAKVAIYRMMRPGEPPTEDAVEALFKGLFFNEDRYDLSNVGRMKFNRRAHPKAYEQHANWLQRFYKRVGPQGETGANILSNDDILAVIGVLIELRNGRGEIDDIDHLGNRRIRSVGELVENQFRTGLVRVERAVKERLSQAEADNLMPHDLINSKPISSAIREFFGSSQLSQFMDQTNPLSEITHKRRVSALGPGGLTRERAGFEVRDVHSTHYGRVCPIETPEGPNIGLINSLALYARTNQYGFLETPYRRVENGKVTAKIDYLSAIEESEFVIAQANTELDNKGHFQDDLISCRHRNEFTMSSVDPIQYMDVAPGQIVSVAAALIPFLEHDDANRALMGANMQRQAVPCLRAEKAVVGTGIERTVATDSGTTVQAKRGGVVDYVDSRRVVIRVNDDEAADGEVGVDIYNLTKYTRSNQNTNINQRPLVRIGNKIARGDVIADGASTDVGELALGQNMLVGFMPWNGYNFEDSILISERVVAEDRYTSIHIEELSVVSRDTKLGPEEITRDISNLSERMLGRLDESGIIYIGAEVESGDVLVGKVTPKGETQLTPEEKLLRAIFGEKASDVKDTSLRVPSGMSGTIIDVQVFTREGIDRDSRAEQIIDDQLKHFKQDLADQLRIVEDDTFGRIERLLTNKVATGGPKGLKKGEKISKDFLASINRYDWFDIRLGNDDASKQLESLKDNLATAKEQFDKRFEEKKRKLTQGDELPPGVQKMVKVYLAVKRRIQPGDKMAGRHGNKGVVSKIAPVEDMPHMADGTPLDIVLNPLGVPSRMNIGQILETHLGWAAKGLGLRIGEMLKEEVKITEVRKFLDQIYNDASGKKEDIKSLNDDEVVELAEHLKNGVPFATSVFDGASESDIQYMLDLAYPDNDPKTKLLQFSANKTQVKLFDGRTGEAFERPVTVGYMHVLKLHHLVDDKMHARSTGPYSLVTQQPLGGKAQFGGQRFGEMEVWALEAYGAAYTLQEMLTVKSDDVAGRTKVYENIVKGEHKIDAGMPESFNVLVKEIRSLAIDIDLDRN; this comes from the coding sequence ATGAGCTATTCCTTTACTGAAAAAAAACGTATTAGAAAAAGTTTTGCTAAAAGAGAGCGTGTGCAAGATATACCATACTTGCTCACAATGCAGCTTGAGTCTTATGCAGCTTTTTTACAAAAGAATACGCATGCCGAACAGAGACTTAGCGAAGGCCTCCAGTCAACATTCAATTCAGTATTTCCTATCACAAGTCATTCCGGTAATGCCCGACTTGATTTTGTAACTTACAATTTAGGCGAGGAAGCGTTTGATGTTAAAGAATGTCAACAACGCGGCTTAACATATGGTGTTCCATTAAGAGTCAAAGTTCGTTTAACTCTTATGGATAAAGAAGCATCAAAACCAACAGTTAAAGAAATTAAAGAGCAAGAAGTGTACATGGGTGAAATTCCACTTATGACAGATAATGGCTCGTTCGTTATTAATGGTACCGAGAGAGTTATCGTATCTCAGCTTCATAGAAGTCCTGGCGTATTTTTTGAGCATGACCGAGGCAAAACGCACAGCTCTGGAAAGTTATTATTTTCAGCAAGAATTATTCCTTATCGTGGCTCTTGGTTAGATTTCGAATTTGATCCTAAGGATTATTTGTATTTCCGTGTGGATCGTCGTAGAAAAATGCCAGTCACAATTTTGTTAAAAGCGTTAGGTTATTCACCAGAACAAATTCTAGAAACATACTACGATTTTGATTCATTCCATGTGACTGCTAAATCAATTGATTTTGAATTAGTTCCTGATCGTCTAAGAGGTGAGATTGCTAAGTTTGATATCGCTGACAAAAGAGGAAATGTGATTGTACAAAAAGACAAGCGCATTACTGTTAAACATATTCGCGAAATGGAAAAAGCAGGCGTAAACAAAATTACGGTAGATAAAGATTTCATTTTGGGCCGCAAACTTTCAAAAGCAATTGTAGATAAAAATACAGGCGAAGTTATTGCTAGCGCAAATGACGAAATCACAGAGTCAGTATTGGATAAATTTATTGAAGTGGGTGTAGGACAAATTCATACACTCTATTCAAATGATTTAGATCATGGCGATTACATTTCTCAAACACTTACTTCAGATGAAGTTCCTGATCAGTATAGTGCAAAAGTAGCTATTTATCGAATGATGAGACCTGGCGAGCCACCAACTGAAGATGCAGTTGAAGCTTTATTTAAAGGATTATTTTTCAATGAAGACCGATATGATTTATCTAATGTAGGTCGCATGAAATTTAATCGAAGAGCACATCCAAAAGCATATGAACAACATGCAAATTGGTTGCAAAGATTTTACAAACGCGTAGGCCCTCAAGGTGAAACTGGTGCAAATATTTTATCGAACGATGATATCTTAGCTGTGATTGGTGTTCTGATTGAATTACGAAATGGTCGAGGCGAAATAGATGATATTGACCATCTTGGTAATCGAAGAATTCGTTCTGTTGGTGAGCTTGTTGAAAATCAATTTAGAACTGGTCTTGTTCGAGTGGAGCGCGCAGTTAAAGAAAGATTAAGTCAAGCTGAGGCAGACAATTTAATGCCACATGACTTAATCAATTCAAAACCTATCTCAAGTGCGATTAGAGAATTCTTTGGTTCCTCACAACTATCTCAATTTATGGATCAAACCAATCCATTATCTGAGATTACGCACAAGCGAAGAGTTTCAGCCCTTGGCCCTGGTGGCTTAACAAGAGAGCGTGCTGGCTTCGAGGTACGTGACGTTCATTCGACGCATTATGGCCGCGTATGTCCAATTGAAACTCCAGAAGGACCAAACATTGGCCTCATTAATTCACTTGCACTTTATGCAAGAACCAATCAATACGGCTTCTTAGAAACACCTTATAGACGAGTTGAAAATGGTAAAGTCACTGCAAAGATAGATTATCTTTCTGCGATTGAAGAAAGTGAATTTGTTATAGCCCAGGCAAATACTGAGCTTGATAATAAAGGACACTTTCAAGACGATTTAATTTCATGTCGTCATCGTAACGAATTTACGATGTCCTCAGTAGATCCTATTCAGTATATGGACGTAGCGCCTGGCCAAATCGTTTCTGTGGCAGCCGCATTAATTCCATTTCTAGAACACGACGATGCAAATCGTGCGCTTATGGGTGCAAACATGCAGCGTCAAGCTGTGCCATGCTTGAGAGCAGAGAAAGCAGTTGTAGGGACAGGTATTGAAAGAACAGTAGCAACTGATTCTGGCACAACAGTTCAAGCTAAGCGCGGGGGTGTTGTTGATTATGTCGATTCAAGACGTGTTGTGATTCGCGTGAACGACGATGAGGCTGCTGACGGAGAAGTTGGCGTTGATATTTATAATCTAACTAAATATACAAGATCTAATCAAAATACCAATATCAATCAAAGACCGCTTGTAAGAATTGGCAATAAAATTGCAAGAGGTGATGTGATTGCTGACGGCGCATCAACAGATGTGGGCGAATTAGCACTTGGTCAAAATATGCTTGTTGGATTTATGCCTTGGAATGGTTACAACTTCGAGGATTCGATTTTAATTTCAGAGCGTGTAGTAGCTGAAGATCGATATACATCAATTCATATCGAAGAATTATCTGTTGTATCTAGAGATACAAAATTAGGCCCGGAAGAAATTACACGTGACATTTCAAATCTTTCAGAAAGAATGCTTGGAAGACTGGATGAGTCAGGCATCATTTATATTGGCGCTGAAGTTGAATCAGGCGATGTGCTTGTAGGTAAAGTTACACCAAAAGGCGAGACACAACTTACACCTGAAGAAAAACTCTTAAGAGCAATTTTTGGTGAAAAGGCTTCTGATGTAAAGGATACAAGTTTAAGAGTGCCGTCAGGCATGTCTGGAACAATTATTGATGTTCAAGTATTTACTAGAGAGGGCATTGATAGAGATTCAAGAGCTGAACAAATTATTGATGACCAATTAAAACACTTCAAACAAGATCTAGCTGATCAATTAAGAATCGTTGAAGATGATACTTTTGGAAGAATCGAAAGATTACTTACAAACAAAGTCGCAACTGGCGGCCCAAAAGGGTTGAAAAAAGGCGAAAAAATCTCTAAAGATTTTCTAGCTTCAATTAATAGGTACGATTGGTTTGATATTCGCCTAGGTAACGATGATGCTTCAAAACAATTAGAAAGTTTGAAAGATAATTTAGCAACTGCTAAAGAACAATTCGACAAACGTTTTGAAGAGAAAAAACGAAAATTAACACAAGGCGATGAGCTCCCTCCGGGCGTTCAAAAAATGGTGAAGGTTTACTTGGCCGTGAAACGCAGAATTCAGCCTGGCGATAAAATGGCTGGACGTCACGGTAACAAAGGTGTTGTTTCAAAAATTGCTCCTGTAGAAGATATGCCACACATGGCTGATGGCACACCTTTGGATATTGTATTAAATCCATTGGGCGTTCCTTCTCGAATGAATATTGGCCAAATTTTAGAAACTCATCTTGGTTGGGCAGCTAAAGGCCTAGGTCTTCGTATCGGAGAAATGCTAAAAGAAGAAGTAAAAATTACTGAAGTTCGTAAATTTTTAGATCAAATTTACAACGATGCTTCAGGTAAAAAAGAAGACATTAAGTCATTAAACGATGATGAAGTTGTAGAGCTTGCTGAGCATTTGAAAAATGGCGTTCCATTTGCCACATCAGTGTTCGATGGCGCATCTGAGTCGGACATTCAATATATGTTAGATCTTGCTTACCCAGATAACGATCCAAAAACAAAACTGTTGCAATTCTCAGCAAACAAAACGCAAGTTAAATTGTTTGATGGCCGCACAGGTGAGGCGTTTGAAAGACCGGTCACAGTAGGTTATATGCACGTACTTAAATTACATCATTTGGTTGATGACAAAATGCATGCACGTTCAACAGGACCTTATTCTCTAGTAACGCAACAGCCACTTGGCGGTAAAGCGCAATTTGGCGGACAACGTTTTGGTGAGATGGAAGTTTGGGCGCTAGAAGCATACGGCGCTGCTTATACCTTACAAGAAATGTTGACTGTTAAATCAGACGATGTTGCTGGTAGAACTAAAGTATACGAAAACATAGTGAAGGGTGAGCATAAGATTGATGCAGGCATGCCTGAATCATTCAACGTGTTGGTTAAAGAAATTCGTTCACTAGCTATTGATATTGACCTCGATAGAAACTAA
- the nusG gene encoding transcription termination/antitermination protein NusG, producing the protein MTMRWYAVQAFSGYEKLVQKGLSERIERSSLQSFFGDILVPVEEVIEMKAGQKTLSERKLYPGYVLVQMEMNDESWHLVKSTPKVTAFIGGSALKPTPIKDKEVEIILQRMDESKTNPTQKLTFEKGESIRVIDGPFKEFSGTIEDINYEKSKLKVSVVIFGRATPVELEFGQVEKEV; encoded by the coding sequence ATGACGATGCGCTGGTATGCTGTCCAAGCTTTTTCTGGATATGAAAAGTTAGTTCAAAAAGGACTTTCTGAAAGAATTGAGCGATCAAGTCTCCAGAGTTTTTTTGGTGATATTTTAGTGCCTGTAGAAGAGGTTATTGAAATGAAGGCTGGCCAAAAAACATTAAGCGAAAGAAAACTATATCCAGGCTACGTTCTTGTGCAAATGGAAATGAATGACGAGAGCTGGCATTTAGTTAAAAGTACACCAAAGGTCACTGCTTTCATTGGTGGGAGCGCACTAAAACCAACACCGATTAAAGATAAAGAAGTAGAGATTATTTTGCAGCGTATGGATGAGAGCAAAACCAATCCAACGCAAAAACTTACCTTTGAAAAAGGTGAATCAATTCGAGTTATTGATGGACCATTCAAAGAGTTCTCAGGAACGATTGAAGATATCAATTACGAAAAAAGCAAACTTAAAGTATCTGTGGTTATTTTTGGTAGAGCAACGCCAGTTGAGCTTGAGTTTGGCCAAGTAGAAAAAGAAGTTTAG